ATGGCCGCGCCTCACGCGATCGTTTGGACGATACCACCCTCGGCGCGCAGCGCGGCGCCGTTGGTGGCGGAGGCCTGCTTCGAGCAGACATAGACCACGAGATTGGCGATCTCCTCGGTGCTGGCAAAGCGCTGCAGCAGCGAGGTCGGCCGGTGCTGCTTGACGAAATTGGAGGCCGCCTCCTCGACCGACTGGCCGTTCTGCTTGGCGAGATCCTTGACGAAGGTCTCGACGCCCTCGGACATGGTCGGTCCCGGCAGCACGGAGTTGACGGTCACTGCGGTGCCCTTGGTGAGCTCGGCGAGCCCCCGCGCGATCGCAAGCTGCGCGGTCTTGGTGGTGCCGTAATGGATCATCTCGGTCGGGATGTTGAGGCCGGATTCCGAGGAGATGAAGACGATGCGGCCCCAGTTGCGCTTCAGCATGCCCTGCATGTAGCCGCGCGACAGCCGCACGCCCGACATCACATTGACCTCGAAGAAGCGGCTCCAATCCTCATCGGGAATGTCGAAGAAGCCCTTCGGCTCGAAGATGCCGGCATTGTTGACGAGGATGTCGACGTCCGGCAGCGCCGCGAGCAGCGCCTTGCAGCCGGCCGCGGTCGAGACGTCGGCGGCGATGCCGCGCACCTTGGCGCCCGGCACCGCCTTGGCGATCGCAGCAATCGCTGCATCGACCTTGGCCTGACCGCGGCCGTTGACCACGACCTCGGCGCCGGTCGCGGCCAGCCCCTTGGCGATGGCGTTGCCGATGCCCGCGGTCGAGCCGGTCACCAGCGCAGTCTTTCCGGAAAGGTCGATTTTCATTGGGAGGTCTCCTGTCAGTCGTACCTGACATATCTCAATGCGGGTACGCGGATGCAACCAGGGTTTGGGCAGCCGCATGCAAAAGTTCGCGGCCGTGCGGACCGGCATCTCAGCACCGCCCGATGCCGATGACAACCATGTCGTGCGGATGACGCGCGAGGCACGGTGCGCAGTTTCGCCGCGAGTCAAATCGCCGCGCGCAATGTTGGTTGATGCATCGTCACTGCGGCCTTCATCCAATCTTCACATGAAACATCGCGTGCGCGCTGAACGCTTTCACACATTGTCAATTCGCCGCCGCTAAGCGTCGCCGCAAACAGCGCGAGCTGTTGTGTTGGCAACCGGACCCGACTTTTCTTCAACGACGACGTCCGGAGCCCTGCGACTGACAGGAATGCATCAGATGTTCGTTGTGTCCAGGATGAAGCCGTTCGCCGCTGATATCCTGAAGCGATTTCGCCCGAGCCTCAAGAACCAGATCGCGATGCTCGGGATCGGCGGCGTCGCCATCAT
The window above is part of the Bradyrhizobium sp. PSBB068 genome. Proteins encoded here:
- a CDS encoding SDR family oxidoreductase, which produces MKIDLSGKTALVTGSTAGIGNAIAKGLAATGAEVVVNGRGQAKVDAAIAAIAKAVPGAKVRGIAADVSTAAGCKALLAALPDVDILVNNAGIFEPKGFFDIPDEDWSRFFEVNVMSGVRLSRGYMQGMLKRNWGRIVFISSESGLNIPTEMIHYGTTKTAQLAIARGLAELTKGTAVTVNSVLPGPTMSEGVETFVKDLAKQNGQSVEEAASNFVKQHRPTSLLQRFASTEEIANLVVYVCSKQASATNGAALRAEGGIVQTIA